A part of Penaeus vannamei isolate JL-2024 chromosome 1, ASM4276789v1, whole genome shotgun sequence genomic DNA contains:
- the LOC113805106 gene encoding lysosomal Pro-X carboxypeptidase (The sequence of the model RefSeq protein was modified relative to this genomic sequence to represent the inferred CDS: added 19 bases not found in genome assembly), whose protein sequence is MALYLLLLTLSLWLGSCSSYKYETYFFKQKVDHFSFADQDSFIQRYLISDRHWDHRGGPIFFYAGNEGDITLFAENTGFMWDIAPEFNALVIFAEHRYYGISLPYGNKSFTEPKYSGYLTSEQALADYVELLAYLKTVIRGAKNSPVIVFGGSYGGMLAAWFRIKYPHIVQGAIAASAPILQFTGLTPCEKFGQLVTADFAKESKECAEVIRKSWAAIDAVTTDDSGLAWLTKEWKLCKPLKGKDDVKTLKAYLMDVWTNLAMVDYPYPSDFLAPLPAYPIKEVCSQLTNPGHGPKLLLEELFSGLTVYVNFTGETKCVNIDQQADVRLDDQGWDFQACTEMVMPFCYDGVSDFFEPADWNFEEYAENCHQKWGVYPRPMMAPKIYGGKELSAASNIVFSNGNLDPWSTGGVLWNVSDSVVSVIIPEGAHHLDLRGSNPNDPESVIDARRVEKEFIKTWINEYRSAHNLIGNDIKNTNTFEVEEPHL, encoded by the exons tgctaactctctctctatggcTAGGCTCTTGCAGTTCGTATAAGTATGAGACCTATTTCTTCAAACAAAAA GTGGATCACTTCAGCTTTGCAGATCAAGACAGCTTTATACAACGGTACTTGATCAGTGATAGGCATTGGGACCACAGAGGAGGCCCCATCTTCTTCTATGCTGGAAATGAAGGAGATATTACACTCTTTGCAGAGAACACA GGATTTATGTGGGATATTGCTCCAGAATTCAATGCTCTTGTGATCTTTGCTGAACATCGTTACTATGGAATTTCCTTACCATACGGGAATAAGTCATTTACA GAACCCAAATATTCAGGGTACTTGACCTCTGAACAAGCTCTGGCTGATTATGTTGAACTCCTGGCTTATCTCAAGACGGTCATCAGAGGAGCAAAGAACAGTCCTGTGATTGTGTTTGGAGGGTCATACGGGGGAATGTTGGCAGCATGGTTCCGTATAAAATATCCTCATATAGTGCAGGG GGCAATAGCAGCTTCAGCTCCAATACTGCAGTTCACAGGCCTGACCCCATGTGAGAAGTTTGGACAGTTGGTCACAGCAGATTTTGCCAAAGAGTCTAAGGAATGTGCTGAAGTCATTCGTAAATCCTGGGCTGCAATTGATGCTGTCACCACAGATG ACTCTGGACTGGCATGGCTTACCAAAGAATGGAAGCTATGCAAGCCActgaaaggaaaagatgatgtaAAAACACTGAAAGCATATTTAATGGATGTGTGGACCAATTTAGCAATGGTGGATTATCCCTATCCATCTGATTTCTTGGCACCACTTCCTGCTTACCCAATCAAG GAAGTATGCAGTCAGCTGACAAATCCAGGACATGGGCCAAAGCTGCTGTTAGAAGAATTGTTCAGTGGTCTTACTGTTTATGTCAACTTTACCGGAGAGACAAAGTGCGTCAATATCGATCAGCAAGCAGATGTGAGGTTGGATGATCAAGGATGGGAttttcag GCATGTACAGAAATGGTGATGCCATTTTGCTATGATGGAGTCAGTGACTTCTTTGAGCCAGCAGACTGGAACTTTGAGGAGTATGCAGAAAACTGCCACCAGAAGTGGGGAGTGTATCCCCGTCCAATGATGGCACCAAAAATATATGGTGGGAAGGAATTATCAGCAGCAAGCAACATAGTTTTCAG CAATGGCAACTTAGACCCATGGTCAACTGGAGGAGTTCTGTGGAATGTGAGTGACTCTGTGGTCTCTGTGATCATCCCAGAAGGTGCGCATCACCTTGACCTTAGGGGCTCTAATCCCAATGACCCCGAGTCGGTCATTGATGCCCGAAGAGTTGAAAAGGAATTTATCAAGACATGGATAAATGAATACAGAAGTGCTCATAATTTAATAGGTAATGACATAAAGAATACCAACACATTTGAAGTTGAGGAGCCTCATTTATAG